A single region of the Ochotona princeps isolate mOchPri1 chromosome 10, mOchPri1.hap1, whole genome shotgun sequence genome encodes:
- the LOC101520399 gene encoding LOW QUALITY PROTEIN: ATP-dependent RNA helicase DDX18-like (The sequence of the model RefSeq protein was modified relative to this genomic sequence to represent the inferred CDS: inserted 3 bases in 2 codons), giving the protein MSHLPMKLLRRKIEKRNFKLRQRNLKLQARASDVNLSEDQNGDVPEEAVAQGKAKKARKRSMSAGLSEAQNGAMTEDVVEKIKVKQFPQKPAALTNGEMAAESPSPESNKIKKKCATPTNGEAATELPNPESRKKKKKKKRKLANDAGPDAKKAKVEGSDTEAPKETESSVAAADNKEDSEVPSLPLGLTGAFEDTSFESLSNLVNENTLKAIKEMGFTNMTEIQHKSVRPLLEGRDLLAAAKTGSGKTLAFLIPAVELTVKLKFMPRNGTGVLILSPTRELAMQTFGVLKELMTHHVHTYGLIMGGSNRSAEAQKLANGINIIVAXPGRLLDHMQNTPGFMYKNLQCLVIDEADRILDVGFEEELKQIIKLLPTRRQTMLFSATQTRKVEDLARISLKKEQLYVGVDDDKANATVDGLEQGYVVCPSEKRFLLLFTFLKKNRKKKLMVFFSSCMSVKYHYELLNYIDLPVLAIHGKQKQNKRTTTFFQFCNADSGILLCTDVAARGLDIPEVDWIVQYNPPDDPKEYIHCVGRTARGLNGRGHALLILRPEELGFLRYLKQSKVPLSEFDFSWSKISNIQSQLEKLIEKNYFLHKSAQEAYKSYIRAYDSHSLKQIFNVNNLNLPQVALSLXSNDGKVRKRGGGGGFGYQKTKKVEKSIIFKHISKKPSNRRQFSH; this is encoded by the exons ATGTCTCACCTGCCGATGAAGCTGCTGCGGAGGAAGATCGAGAAGCGCAACTTCAAGCTGCGGCAGCGGAACCTCAAGCTGCAGGCCAGGGCCTCGGATGTGAACCTGTCAGAGGATCAGAATGGAGACGTGCCTGAAGAGGCCGTGGCCCAGGGGAAAGCCAAGAAGGCCCGAAAACGTTCCATGAGTGCCGGCTTGTCGGAGGCGCAAAATGGAGCCATGACTGAAGACGTGGTGGAAAAGATCAAAGTTAAACAATTCCCCCAGAAACCCGCAGCACTAACCAACGGAGAAATGGCAGCAGAGTCGCCCAGTCCCGAATCGAATAAGATAAAGAAGAAATGTGCCACACCAACCAATGGCGAAGCGGCAACAGAGTTGCCCAATCCCGAatcaaggaagaagaaaaagaagaaaaagagaaagctggCGAATGATGCTGGGCCTGATGCAAAAAAAGCAAAAGTTGAAGGCAGCGACACCGAGGCCCCTAAAGAAACGGAATCCAGTGTGGCGGCGGCAGACAACAAGGAGGACAGTGAAGTCCCCAGCCTGCCCCTGGGACTGACAGGAGCTTTTGAGGATACTTCCTTTGAATCTTTAAGTAATCTCGTCAATGAAAACACTCTGAAGGCAATAAAAGAAATGGGCTTCACAAACATGACTGAAATTCAACATAAAAGTGTCAGACCCCTTCTGGAAGGCAGAGATCTTCTAGCAGCTGCAAAGACAGGGAGCGGCAAAACCCTGGCATTTCTCATCCCTGCGGTTGAACTGACTGTGAAGTTAAAGTTCATGCCCAGGAACGGAACAGGAGTCCTGATTCTGTCCCCGACTAGAGAGCTGGCCATGCAGACATTTGGGGTTCTGAAGGAGCTGATGACCCACCATGTGCACACGTACGGCCTGATAATGGGGGGCAGCAACAGGTCGGCCGAAGCACAGAAACTTGCCAACGGGATCAACATCATTGTGG ACCCTGGCCGGCTGCTGGACCACATGCAGAACACCCCAGGGTTTATGTATAAGAACCTGCAGTGTTTGGTGATTGATGAGGCTGATCGCATCCTGGATGTTGGATTTGAAGAGGAATTGAAGCAAATTATTAAACTTTTGCCAACCCGCAGGCAGACCATGCTCTTCTCTGCCACACAAACTCGGAAAGTGGAGGACCTGGCGAGGATTTCTCTGAAGAAGGAGCAGTTGTACGTCGGTGTCGATGACGACAAAGCCAACGCCACGGTGGACGGCCTCGAGCAGGGATATGTTGTTTGTCCCTCAGAAAAGAGATTCCTACTGCTCTTCACATTCCTTAAGAAGAACCGAAAGAAGAAACTCATGGTCTTCTTCTCCTCCTGCATGTCCGTGAAATACCACTACGAGCTGCTGAACTACATCGACCTGCCCGTGCTGGCCATCCACggaaagcagaagcagaacaaGCGGACAACCACGTTCTTCCAGTTCTGCAACGCAGACTCGGGGATATTGCTGTGTACAGATGTGGCCGCAAGGGGGCTGGATATTCCTGAAGTGGACTGGATTGTCCAGTACAACCCTCCGGATGACCCTAAGGAATATATTCACTGTGTAGGTAGAACAGCCCGGGGTCTGAACGGACGAGGGCACGCTCTGCTCATTTTGCGTCCAGAAGAACTGGGTTTCCTTCGTTACTTAAAGCAATCCAAGGTTCCATTAAGTGAATTCGACTTCTCCTGGTCTAAAATCTCCAACATTCAGTCTCAGCTTGAGAAACTGATCGAGAAGAATTACTTCCTTCACAAGTCAGCCCAGGAAGCCTATAAATCATACATACGCGCTTATGATTCCCATTCTCTGAAGCAGATCTTCAATGTCAATAACTTAAATTTGCCTCAGGTGGCACTGTCTTT CAGCAATGATGGCAAGGTTCGAAAGAGAGGAGGCGGCGGGGGATTTGGCTACCAGAAAACCAAGAAGGTTGAGAAATCCATCATCTTCaagcacatcagcaagaagccgTCCAACCGCAGGCAGTTCTCTCACTGA